A segment of the Oxyura jamaicensis isolate SHBP4307 breed ruddy duck chromosome Z unlocalized genomic scaffold, BPBGC_Ojam_1.0 oxyZ_random_OJ71108, whole genome shotgun sequence genome:
GGACGGGGAAGGGCACAAAACAGGGCTCCCCAGAGAAGAGCCTGGGGGAACAATGCTGAAGCCGGGGTGGTGCAATGTCTCATCTGAAGTTCATCTATACCAACACAAGCAGCATGgacaacaaacaggaggagctgtcGTGTGCTCTGTTATAGACCACCTCATCaggatgaagagatggatgaAGCATTCTGTGAGCAGCTCGCAGAAGTTACACTATCACCAGCATTCGAATCTGGGAGACTCCAACTTCCCTGATacatgctggaaatacaatactGTGCAGAGGAAGCAGTCCCAGAGGTTTCTGAGTGTGTGGAAGACAGCCTCCTGACAGCTGGTTCAAGAGCCTACCcggggaggtgccccgctagacctgcTCTTGACTACCAGAGGAGGACTGGTGGGAGGTGTGAATGCTGGGgactgtcttgggcagagtgaccatgaaatcCTGGAGTTTTCAATCCTTGGTGATGTCAGAAGGGAAACTAGCAAAACCGCTCTCTGGAACTTCTAGAGGGCAGACTTTGACCTGTTGAGGCCTGTTTTGCAGGGTTCCCTTGGGAGTCACTCCTGAAGGGTAAGGAAGCCTGGACAAGGGGGTCCAGGAAGCCTGGACAAGGGGGCCCAGGAAGCCTGGACGCTCCTTAAGGCAGAAATCTcaaaggcacagcagcaggcagccactACTGTTCTCTCTGAGCAGCTATTTTGGAAAGCAGTGGCAGGACGCAGGCCAGGGCTTCtcgctgctgccagcacagggccGGGTGAACTTTCTAGGGCAAAGCCCAGGAGGCACAATCACCTAGCACCCCActgctggcagggcacaggCAGCTTGGGAGGAAACAGCAGGGAGAGCCCATGTGGCAATCCACGTCGGGCTGTGTGTGACGCCATCTCCTGCAGATGTCGGAAACATCTGTGCTGGTCACTGCTTAGGGAAAACTACCCTGATGTGTTGGACTTGGCCTCAGTCTGCAGGGCTTACCCACCTTCCAGCTGAGCGCTTCCCTGTCATGCACAGGTGTAACATTTCCTCATGGAATATCAAGTACAGGCCATGCGGGCAGTACGTACATCTGCCCTCCTGATCCTGGGCAGCCAGTCCATGCCATGGCTGCGCCCTGGGAAGACAAGCCAGGCAGTGTTTCAGGCCTTTATTATGGTCCACAGTAACAGCAGGAAgggatttttaaatatgttacaAACCAGGATATAAGGAAGCGCAAGATCGACAAACAGTGGCATATTAAGAGAATACCAGGAGTGTGGCTTTGATTCAGGGTGATCACAGTGCAGCTGCAAAGCCAGGGTGCCCCCAAGAGCCTGCGATGTCACTCGCAGCACATTCACAGAGTGGAAAGATAGATACTGAGACAAGAGAGCGCAGGCcatgctgcagcatctcctgaGTGACCCAAGGCCACCAGAATCCCAAGGCCCCCGCTGCAGTTCTCCGTactcccagctctgccatcaCTCTGCCACAGGTTTCGCTTCCTtggctgcctccagctgcaTCAGTATTTCATTCCACTGGACGAACTGCTTGGACAGAAGCAGGGTCTGGACAATAATCTTAAGGAAAGAGATGTGGAAACTTCAGGAAGGAAATCACAGAGCACAGCCCAAGAACCCCCTGGCAGCCTGAGAGCACCATTACAATTGTGATTCctttggagacaaaaaaaaaaagaaaaagggtatGGGAAACCAGGATGTACAAAACCTACTCGGGAACAAACTGACAAGGCCTGGAGCCACCACACAGCATGACACGTTAATGGGAGTCCAGAACAGCTTCTGAACACCACACAGCACCGCATTTCAAAGGGCTTCCTACAGTGTAACAGGTACTCAAGCACCACCACACCAGGAAGGGCACTGGCCATTAAACCTGGGGCTGGGGATTGCCTGCTTCCAACATCTGATAGGGTAAGGTGGGCCAGGAGAAAGGCAGACAGTTCAGTTTTGTCTGGTCCAGAGCACCAGCTAAAAGGATACCGTTTTGTTGTAGTCTTCAAGGAGTGTCTTGACACCATCAGAAAACTGCTTGCACTGATCCTGCAGAAGGGAGAGCCTCAGCAAGTAAGCAGTAAATAAACTAGAAGACATCTGTCCTTCCAGCCCCTGGCAGTACAGAGCCAATACTGGGACTAAAGCTCAGGCCCTGGCCActcactgcagcatttcagcagaCAAGAGAAAGGTTACAAAGGAACACCCATATTCAGGAAGTGCCAAGGCACCTGTGCTTGCCGtctgtctgctttttctcaGCATCCTCAGCTTGCCTCAGAATGAAAACCCACAGGGAAACACCGAAAGGAGGCATTAGGCAATGCCCAGGCTACTCATTGCCACCTCATGGAGTGCTCAAACGGGGAAGAAAAGGGCAAAGAGACAACGTGGCAGTATCAAAACCCCTCCAGAGACTGAGAGACTGAAAAAGTGCAACACTTTAGTGTCCCACTAAAAGAGGGAATAGCAGCTGGTTAAAACCACTGCAACTTACTGCATTCAAACCTTTGTTTTGAGTAGGCTTATTGTAcgcaaatatttttttttttccaactcagACTCAGTTACCAGAAATCCTGGCTAGTTCTCCCCCTGCAATGTGCTTAAACCTCTTTAAAACTGCAGCATACCCttgacaaatgaaaataagtggTCTGAACAAGCAATTCAAACAATTGCAGATACAGTGCAGTTACCAACAAATGGTTCCCTCTTCCTGCTAGTCAGGACTGCCACAAGCATTCATACTACCTGCTGCTGCATCTGGATTTGGGAGAGTCGCTGCAGTTTCGCTGCGTGGTCAGGAACCGCTgaaagcacagaacagaaatccattttgtttgttttccatcacAGTGGGGTAAGTTACCAAGACAAGGACCATTTCTTCTCCAAAGGCAAGTCACAGCCAAACTCCACTCAATGAATCCAAGCACCATGTACCACAAGCACCTTTTATAcgataaaaaaacaaacaaaaaactctagCCACTCTGTACATTGAGCATCATTAAATTTGCTAATAACCTTCTGGGTGAATTAGGGCTGCTGTCTCTAACCTGCTTCCTAACACACTCCACCTCCCTGACCCTTGGTGCAGGAGCCACATTCCCCACCGTGTGCTTCCCAGCAGAGATCGGATGTGGAACCTAAGAGCTCGGTGAGGGAGGAGCCAACGTACCGTGCGTTTGTACCTACTTTACTCACACTGAGTTGTGTGCATAGCTGTCCTCGCCTCAGGTGGGACAcccaagaaaaagcaaacagcacaggCAAGAGCCTGGGGGTGGCACGTGCAGCTCAAACTTGCGGAGGAACAGGCGTACCTTGGATAGAAGCACTGTCTAAGACGGGCTGGAGGTTCTTCACCTGCTCCAAGAGGGCTGCTCGGGAAGGAATGACCTGCTCCTCTGATCAGGGAGAGACAAGAAGGAACATCAGGAAAAGCCAAAGCAGTGTCTTAGCCCCCACCTCACAGAGGGGCTTGTCCCACTCTGAATGATCATCAGCTGGGACTCACACTTGTATTCCAGCTCCCCTGTTCCAGCGGTACAGAAAAGggctttttataattttatttagcCTTTTGCGATGCTCACCTATGGACTCCCATCCACAGTAATTTAAGTCAGGAGAATCTTCACCAAGTTTAATTCCTAGACTATGCCAAAACAAGGCTGAACCAAGTTCTTTGGGGGGCAAAAGAGGACAACACTAGCTGTTTAACGTACATCCAAAAACTCTGTTCATTCTGTTTCCTCAGAATATTAGAAGTAAGGTAAGGAGAACTGTTCAAACCCCAGTTTCTTTTCAACCTATCATTAATTTACAGTTAAACTGATCAATACTAAGATCAGAACTGATaaaactgcagcacagacatGCACAAGGGAGCACTAGGGGTGACGGATATCCTTGTAGAAGTCATATTTCGGGTAGCTCTAAAGAGGATATCCTTCTAAATCTTTATAACTACGCAAAAAAGTAAGTCCATCCCAATCCACCTTATTAAAACACAACTTTTGCAGTGCTAAAAACTTGTTCCTTCTCATGTGCTGCCATACCTGCCAAGATGAATTGCTGCTTCATGGTGTCTGGAACAGCCATCCTGTCAATGTACTGAGGGTCAAGGTATTTTATTACATCttcaactacaagaaaaaataggTTTTGAGGCAAGTAGGAGAGATGTTATCAGATTCAGGGATTTCTGCAACACTTGAAAACCTGTGACTTTAGAAGACTACAACCATGAACTTAGGAACGAGTCAAACAAAATAACTGCTTTGTTACAGACACCTCCAATAGTTAGCTTTTTGTCTGGCTAATGATACTAGAGGTGAATGAAATCTGCCTCTTCATAACCTTGAAATAAATCCAGAGAACTGCCCTCCGTCCTGATCCCTAAAGTCATTTACAAGTACACAGGTTACATGTTCACACCCAACAGCCACCGCAACCTTGGACCACACCAACACTCCCAATGCTGCTTCTGCACTATGAAGCCATGAAACTCAGCCCTGAGTAGGCTTTACGAGGCAAAGCACGGCTCTAGTGCCCGCAGCTGATGCTCCATGGTTCAGAGAAGGCTCCGCAGATGTGGCCACAGGTGGAGGTACATGCTCCTCACCACTCCCAGCATACACATCGGGGACAAAAATAAAGGCATGGTTAGCCTAAGCATGCAAGAAGCCCCTTCAGAAGCTGTATTTCAGGCAGAGCACACAGCTGGGCATTGTTCAAGGCAAGCGGCACACTGAAGGGGCCTGCTCctcacccctgcagcccaggggaaGAGGCACAAACTGGACAACACCCCTCTGGGTTACCTGCGGGCCAAGCGACAACCCAGAGGCACTGAGGTGGGGACTTTTGGGATCCGGGGAGCACCGAGACGTGGATTTTGGGGATCCGGGGAGGGGATTTTGGAGTTCCGAGGAGAGGAATTCTGTCTCAAGGCGCGCCCCGCAAGCTGTCTCGGACCCCTCACAGTGCACTCACTTTTCTTAAACAGGATCTTGATCCGCTCCCTCTTGCCGGCGATATTGCTCAGCGCCACCTGCACCTTCACCAGCTCGTCCGCCACCTGCGGGGGCGCACAGGGAGGACGCGGGCCCGTTACAAGCCGCCAGCGGCGGGCAGGGAGGCtcggggggagagggggaataaaaacaaagaaggggGTGAGAGAGCGTGGCCCAGCACCTTCCGAGGCTCGCAGGCCCCGCCGCCGAGGCGCTGCTCCAGCTCGTCCAGCCGCCACCGCAGCCGCTCCAGCGCCACCGTCCCCGCCGCCATCTTCTTGACCCGCCCGGAAGCGGCCCGGCCTTCTCTTCCGCTTTCAGGCACGTCCGCTTCCGGCCTGGTTGCCATGGCGGCGCGTTGCTAGGGGGATGCCGTTGCCATGGCAACGGGCAGGCCTTAATGGAGgcgggcccgggggggggggggggggttagggTTTTGGGGGCTCGGAGCCCCCCTgcgggcggccggggccgcTCGATGCTGATTTGCACTGCAGAGGGAGGCTCTGCCTTCAAGGGAGGTCGATCGCTGCCTCGCTGCTGCGGGCGAGAGGCGCTCGGAGGCATGAAGATGGGGCTTTGAACGGCGGGGGGCTGCCGCagggctgcccccggccccccaccGCCCTCACCTTCCCGCTATCGACCCGCGCCGTGGCGGTCGCCAAAGGGCCAATGGAAGCGGCAGCACAGCCGGTGCGCACAATTATTGGGATCCCTCCAAGGGACGGGATGAGCTCATGGCGGCCCCCGCAGCCGGGCACCTTCTGGGATGAGGGGGAGAAGCCTGGGGGCCTCCGCAGCACCCTGAGGTGTGCCCTGCTGTGCGTCGTGCTGGGAGCCCACGGCTGGCTTCGGTGAATCCCAGGCTCCTAGG
Coding sequences within it:
- the DCTN3 gene encoding dynactin subunit 3 isoform X1; amino-acid sequence: MATRPEADVPESGREGRAASGRVKKMAAGTVALERLRWRLDELEQRLGGGACEPRKVADELVKVQVALSNIAGKRERIKILFKKIEDVIKYLDPQYIDRMAVPDTMKQQFILAEEQVIPSRAALLEQVKNLQPVLDSASIQAVPDHAAKLQRLSQIQMQQQDQCKQFSDGVKTLLEDYNKTTLLLSKQFVQWNEILMQLEAAKEAKPVAE
- the DCTN3 gene encoding dynactin subunit 3 isoform X2, translated to MATRPEADVPESGREGRAASGRVKKMAAGTVALERLRWRLDELEQRLGGGACEPRKVADELVKVQVALSNIAGKRERIKILFKKKEQVIPSRAALLEQVKNLQPVLDSASIQAVPDHAAKLQRLSQIQMQQQDQCKQFSDGVKTLLEDYNKTTLLLSKQFVQWNEILMQLEAAKEAKPVAE